A stretch of DNA from Streptomyces xanthii:
GCCGGTGTCGATCTGGCAGAAGTCACAGCGCCGCGTGCACTGGTCGCCGCCGATGAGGAACGTGGCCTCGCGGTCCTCCCAGCACTCGTAGATGTTGGGACAGCCCGCCTCCTGGCAGACCGTGTGCAGGCCCTCGGACTTCACGAGGTTCTGCATCTTGGTGTACTCGGGGCCCATTTTCGCCCGGGTCTTGATCCACTCGGGCTTGCGCTCGATGGGGGTCTGAGCGTTACGGACCTCCAGGCGCAGCATCTTGCGTCCGTCGGGTGCGACTGCGGACACGACCGGCTCCCTAAAGCTTTGATTCCTCGGCGTACATCAGGGTACGCCCGTGACATTCATGGCCCTCACGGGTGGCCAACCTGTGGCCCCGGGGCCCTATTCCGGCCGGACCGGTCAGGCGGCGGTGCCGGCTGCGTCCCGCTCGACGACCCGCGGCTTCAAGTCGGCGTTCCCGAGCACGTCCTGCAGGTGCTTCTCCGCGATCGGCAGCACCTCGTCCATGGTGACCTCACGGCCCAGCTCGTACGAGAGCGAGGTCACACCCGCGTCGCGGATGCCGCACGGGATGATCTTGTCGAAGTTCGAGGTGTCCGGGTTCACGTTGAGCGCGAAGCCGTGCATCGTGACGCCCTTGGCGACGCGGATGCCCATGGCGCAGATCTTGCGGTCCTCGTGGCGCTGCCCCGCGTTCGACGGCGCGTACTCGGGGCCGACCAGGCGGTGGTCGAACTCCTCGTCCTCGCTGCTCAGCCGCGGGTCGAAGTCCAGCGAGAGGCCGCCGAGGCCCGTCCGCTCCTCGATCGGGTCGCCCAGGACCCACACGCCGGCCCGGCCCTCGACGCGGGCCGCCGTCACGCCGAACTCGGCGCAGACCGCGATCATCGCGTCCTCCAGGCGGCGCAGGTGCGCGACCACGTCCACCGGGCGCGGCAGCTTCTGGATCGGGTAGCCGACGAGCTGGCCCGGGCCGTGCCAGGTGATCTTGCCGCCGCGGTCCACGTCGATCACCGGGGTGCCGTCCAGCGGACGCTCCTCCGGGGCCGTGCGGCGGCCCGCCGTGTAGACGGGCGGATGCTCCAGGAGCAGACAGGTGTCGGGCACCTCGTCGGCGAAACGGGCGGCGTGCACACGGCGCTGCTCGTCCCAGGCGACCTGGTACTCGACCATGTCCGCACCGAACCCCATGCGGACGAACCGGAACTCACTCACGGCAAGTGCCTCCCTTAAAAACCTTCACCGTGCACATATCGCGCCCCGAGCCACTGTACGTCCGCCCGGATCGCGGGCCGCTGCGTCAGTGACTCCGTCCCATCGTCACACGATCGGATGAAGGCCTGGCCAGAACCCCGCCCAGACCTGGTATCGCCGCTAAATTCACGCCGTTCCAAGGGGGCTGCAGCGCGGCCCGGAAGGCAGGAGACCGCACAGCTGATGACGGAACGACCTCCGCAGCGCACACCGAACCGCCAGCTCGCCGCGCTCATCGCGGAGGCGGGTTTCTCCAACGCGGGGCTCGCCCGCCGCGTCGACCAGCTCGGTCTGGAACACGGTCTCGACCTGCGCTACGACAAGACTTCGGTGACCCGGTGGCTGCGCGGGCAGCAGCCCCGCGGCACCACCCCCGCGCTCATCGCCGAGGTGTTCACCCGGCGCCTGGGCCGCCGCCTGTCCGCCCAGGACCTCGGCCTCGACGCCTGCGCGCCCGTCTACGCGGGCCTGGAGTTCGCCGCGTCGCCCGAGGAGGCCGTGGACATCGTCAGCGGCCTGTGGCGCAAGGACTCCGGCAGCCACGCCGAGCTCCGCAAGATCGCCTTCACCCCCGCCGGGCTCGTCGTGCCCAGCCGGGACTGGCTGATCGGCCGCCCCGACGAGCGCGTCTCCCGCGGCGAGCCCCCGCACCGCGTCCCGACCCAGGGCCGCTCCGCCGTGCCCCGTCAGCGCGTGCAGACCGAGCGCGGCGCCGGACAGAAGGTCTCCGGCGGCGACATCGCGGCCCTGCGCTCGGTCGGCGAGCTGTTCCGCGCCCTCGACCACGCCTACGGCGGCGGCCACGCCCGCCAGGCCCTGGTGCGCTACCTGGAGCACGAGGCCGAGCCCATGCTGCGCGGCACGTACGGGGAGCAGACCGGGCGCAGGCTGTTCGGCGCCGTCGCCGATCTGACCCGGCTGGCCGGCTGGACCTCGTACGACATCGCGGCGCACGGGCTCGCGCAGCGGTACTTCGTGCAGGCGCTGCGGCTCTCGCAGGCGGCCGGGGACCGGGGCTACGGGTCCTACGTGCTGGTCACCATGAGCCGGCAGGCCGTCTACCTCGGGCACGGCCGGGAGGCGGTGCAGCTGGCGCGGGTCGCGCAGCAGGGCGTCGGGGCGGCTGCGCCGCCCGTGGTGCAGGCGCTGCTGCACTCGGTGGAGGCGCGCGGGCACGGGGTGCTCGGCGAGGTGCGGGCCTGCACGGCGTCGCTGGTGCGGGCCGAGCGGGCCCTGGAGGCGGCGCGGCCGGGGGACGAGGTGCCGCCGTGGGCGCGGTTCTTCGACGAGGCCCAGCTCGCCGACGAGTTCGGGCACTGCCACCGGGACCTCCAGCAGTACCGGGCCGCCGCGCAGCACGCCGAGCGGTCGCTCCAGCTGAGGGCGCCCGGGTTCGCGCGCAGCCGGCTGTTCTGCCGCGTCGTCCTCGCCTCCGCCCGCCTCGGCCTCGGCGAGCTGGACTCGGCGTGCGCCCTGGGCGCCGAGGCGGCCACCGCGGCGGCCGACATGCGTTCGGTGCGGGCGCACGAGTACGTCCGGGAGTTCGAGCGGCGGCTCGAGCCGTACCGCGACGCGGGGCCGGTGCGGGGGTACCGGGAGCGGGTCGCCGCGCTGGGGTGAGCGCGGGCGGTGCGGAGGGCCGGTCCTCCGCACCGCCAGGCCGTCAGTCGAGGCCGGCGACCTCCTCCGCGCTCAGCGCCTCGTCCCAGGTCCTCAGGTCGTCCAGGTCGCCGTGCAGGGACGCCTTCTCGGTGCCGACCGAACGCATCGGCAGCGGGATCGAGGCGTCGACCGCGCCGACCCGCTCCCCGTCCGCGTACAGGACGGTGCGACCCGGTGTCGCCACCCAGGTCAGTTGTGTCCAGGTGCCGAGCGGCAGCGTGTAGTCGAAGGAGTGGTCGGCCTTGCCGTACGCGGTCAGGCCGACCCGGCCGGTGCCGTACTGCTGGAGCTTGAGGGCGCCGGCCGAGGAGCTGAGCAGCACCTGGTCGGCGGTGCGGGCCGAGGGGCGCACCCACACCGAGACCGTCCACGGCTCCGCCACGTCGAGCCCGCCGAAGCCGACCCCGTCCCGGTCCGAGTCGAAGCGCCAGGCCTGCCCGTGCACCCCGTCGGCCACCGGCATCGGGTTGTTGATGATGTACGAGGATCCGGCCAGGTCACCGGCCGCGTCCTCGGCGTACAGCGTGTTGCCGGGGGAGCCCGCGTAGGTCCAGCCGGACGGGTACGGGGCCGGGTCGAAGGTCCAGTGGTGGCTCGGGCGGCCGTCGTCGACGCGGGGGCGCTCCGGCTGCGCGGTGATGCCGGGCGGGTCACCGATCAGGGCGGCGCGGGTGCGGAAGCCGGCGAGGGTGTCCGGGGTCGCGGTGCCGTTCCAGGCGCGGTCGGCGAGGACCGCGCGGGCGCCCGCCATCTGCTGCTCGAAGTACCCGTCCTCGGCCCAGAAGTTGTAGTCCGCCCAGTTGGTGAGACCCGAGCCGAGCATGTCGGCCGCCGTGCTGGGCTGCCAACTGTCGTACATCCACGGCTGGTTCGGATACAGGTGGTGGTAGTTGTTCGGCGTGACGTAGAACGGGCCGATGGCGATCTCGTCGTGGCCGGGGATGACCGGCTCGGAACCGGTGCCCTCCCAGGTGAGGAAGACGACCGGGCCGCGGACCTTCTGCTGCGGGGCCGTCATGTGCTCCGAACCGTTGTAGACGGCGGTGCGGCTGCCGTGCGCGGTGACGACGTCGTCCAGGGTGTTGATGTACCGGTTGAGCAGGTCGCCGAGCGTGGTGACGTCCGGGTCCTTCGCCAGATAGTCCTGGACCCGCGGGCAGTTCGCGAGCTGGCCCGGCACCTCCTCGGCGCCGATCGAGAAGAGCGGCGCGTCGAACCAGCCGGCGAACTCGTCGACGATCTCCTTCGTCTTCTCGACCGCCTTCTCACTGGTCATGTCGATGATCCAGTCGGGCGTGAGGTGCGAGTGGGTGTGCGCGGCCGTGCACGCGCCGGGGCCGTCGCCGAAGCCGATGCCGAAGGTGTCGCTGATCGCGGTCGCGTGCCCGGGTATCTCCAGGCCGGGCGTCAACTGGACGTGGTGGCGGGCCGCGAAGGCCTTCAGCTCCTCGATGTCGGCGCGGCTGTAGCTGTGCGCCGGGTCGGCGAGCCCCGGGAACTTCGGGCTGTAGAGCCGGAATCCCTCCGCCTCCGACAGATGCATCAGCAGCGTGTTGAGCTTCTGGTCGCCCATCCTGCGGATCAGGTTCTTCAGGTAGGGCATCGACCAGTACTTGCGGGCGGCGTCGATGTGCACCATGCGGACCGGCTGCGTGGGCACGTCCGTGGCGCGGGCCCGGGGGAGCGCGCGGTGCCCGTCCGGGTCGGTGGCGCGCAGGAGTTGGAGCAGGGTGCGGGTGCCGTAGTACAGGCCGTGCGTGGACGCGGCGTCGATGCGGACCGGGCCGTCCGCGCTGTCGAACGCGTAGCCCTCCGCGCCGAGCCGGTCCGCGTCGCGCAGCGCGAGCACGATGTCGCCGGGGCCCGCGTGCGCGGTGTCGCTCCCGATGCTCGGGGCGAGTCCGGTGACCGCCTCGATCTCGGTACGGAGCCGCTCCGCGAGGTCCTCGGTGTCCTGGCGCGCGGGGCCGGGGAACTCGGCGCGGCCCGCGGACAGGGCCCGCGCGTCACGGCTGCGCGGGTCTACCAGGATCCGGGACTTCTCGCTCAGCCGCACCGTGCCGTCGAGCGGGGTCCAGTCGGTGGGCCGGGGCACCACCGCCGGCGGACCGCCCCCCGGATCGTCCGCCGCGGCGGGGAGCACCGGCAGTACAGCTCCGATGAATCCGGCTACCAGGGCGAGGGTGGTGAGGAGCGGACCCGGGACACGTCTGCGCACGACTGCGACCTCCTGGACGGCTGATGGAGCCGACCGTAGAGGCGAGTTGAGGCGGTGACAAGAGATGCGACAGGGGTGCGGGGCCGGGAGGGAAGGCGGGGGAGCGGTGCGAGCCTGAAGGCGCCCGCCCCCGGTTCGTTCCACGGGGACGGGCGCGTCTTGGGGATGATAGGTCCGAGGGGTGACGGACCTTCAGGAGGGGTACGGAGACGGGGACGCGTAGGGGTTCAGGCCGCCGCCTCGCCCAGGGGCGGGGCCGTCGCCGGGTGTTCCGCGGGCGGTTCGGCGGACACGGGGACGGGGACGCCCAGATCGGCGAGGACCGCGTGCGCCGCGCGGCGGCCCGAGTGGAGGGCGCCCTGCACCGTGCTCGTCTCGCGGTGGTCCCCGCACACGTACAGGCCGTCGAGCAGCCGCACCGGACGGCGCGGGTCGTGCGGTGCGGGCATCGTGGGCACGGCCCGGGGCGTGTGGTGCACGGCGAGGGTCTCCCAGCCGGTCGTCGACGTGGCGTAGAGGACCGCGAGCCGCGCGCGCAGCGACGCGGGGTCGGGCGGCGGCCCGAGGACCACCGAGGAGACCAGGCAGCGGCCCGCCGGGGCGCGCGTCGGGTCGACCTGGCTGATCACGGAGGTGTGCGCGAGCGGCCCCGGACGGTCGGCGTCGAGCAGCAACACCGGCTCGGCGAGCGGCGGTTCGGGCACCGCGTGGTGCACGACGGTCACCTCGTGGAAGTCCGGCACGCGCAGCCCCGGCAGCAACTCGGCGGCGGCGACCGCGTCCGTGGCGACGACCACCGTGCGGCAGCGGACCCGGCCGTGCCCGGCGGTCGTCACGGAGTTGGTCGCGACGGAGGTGACGCGGACCCCGGTGTGCACGGTGCCCGGCGGCAGCCCGGCCGCGAGCCGCTCCGGCAGCGCGTCCGCTCCGCCCTCGGGCACGGCGAGCCCGCCGACGGCGTACGCGTGCAGGGCGAGATCGGCGGCCCGGCTCGACGTCGTCAGCTCCGGATCGCACAGCAGGGCCGAGAGCAGGGGCCGTACGAAGGTGTGGAGGGTCCGGGACGGCATGCCCCGCTCCGGCAGCGTCGCGCCGACGGGCCGCTCGGGCCGGGCGAGCAGATGCTCGGCCGGGGTCGCCGCGAGACGGGCCAGCGCCGTGCCCAGCCGGGCGTGGTCCAACTGGCCGCCGAGCGGGGGCCGGGGACCCCGCGCGGGCCGGGGGGCGCTCGCCAGGGCGCGCGCCGCGCTGAGTGCGCCCCTCGCGCGCCGGGGCCGGTGCGTGGGTTCCCCCGTGCGGTGTCGGCGGCCCTCGCCGTGCACGAGGACCCCGGGCGCGAAGGGACGCAGCGCGAGGCCCGCGAGTCCGTCGGTGCCGGGCAGGCCGGGGCAGGACGGGCACGGGCGGTGCGCGGGCGTCAGCAGCTGCCCGGTCCGGTCCAGCCGGAACCCGTCGATCTTCTCGGTGGACATGCGGCCGCCGACGCCGGCGGCGGCCTCCAGGACCAGGACGCTCACACCCGCCCTGGTCAGCTGCTGGGCCGCGGCCAGTCCGGCGACTCCGGCCCCCACGATGACGACGTCCGCGTGCGCGGGCTCAAGCACGTGCCCCTCCCCGAGGTTGCGCGGCTGATGTCTGGGGGCCTCATGCCCCTCGGCGCGGCCCGGTAACAGTCGAGTCCGCGTCGAGCTCGGTCCGCGTGCGTTTCGAGTTCGGATCGAGGTTAGGCGGAGCGCCGCGCGCGGGGAGTCGCGCGTCGGGGCGGCACGGATGCACCGGGCCGCCCGGGAGTGCGCCCCGTCACGCCCGGGGGCGCGTGAGGAGGTGCAGACAGCGGACGACGAGATCCGCGGGGGAGCCGGGTCCGGCGGTGTCGGCGTCGGTCGTCGACCAGGTCTCCAGGGAGATCCGGATCGCGTCCGTCGCGGCGGCCGCCAGCAGCGTGTTCTCCAGCGGGTCGGAGCCGGGCCCGGCCAGCGCGGCCACGACGGGGACCAGCTTCTCCTCCGACTCCTGGTTGACCCGGTACCAGACGGCGCGCAGCGCGGGGTCGTCCGCCGCCGCCCGCAGCAGCGCCCGGGTCCGCTCGAGGCCCTCGCGCGCGGCCTCGCCCGGCTCGGACAGGGCCGCGACGGCCGCCGCCTCCAGCGCCTGGAGCAGCGGGGTGCCCGCGGGGGTCGCCGCGAGCAGCTCGCGCCAGCGGTCGCCGCCCGCCGACAGGACCGGGCCGACGGCGTCCTGCTTGCCGCGGAAGTACCGGTAGAAGGTGCGCAGCGAGACCCCGGCGCGCTGTGCGATCGCCTCCGCCGTCGTCTCGTGGGGGCCCTGTTCCGTGAACAGGTGGACCGCCGAGCGGGCGATCTCCAGCTCGGTCGCGGCCTTGCGGCGTTCGGTCAGGGTACGGCGCTCGATGTTCACCGGACGTAGCCTAACCGGTCCACTGCCAGTACGGCGTGAAATGTCACTATGGCAAAACGTGTCACAAAGTCGTACTGTGCAAGTGAAGGAAAAACAGCGGACCGCCATCCACGGCCCGCGGACAGGAACGAGAGGCGCGCCATGACGAACACGAAGATCCTGAACCGCTACGAGGGACGCCGCGCCCTGGTCACCGGCGGCGGCTCGGGCATCGGCCAGGCCACCGTCCTGCGCATGCTCGCCGAGGGCGGCCGGGTCGTCGCGGCGGACATCAGCGAGGACGGTCTCAAGGACACCGTCGCCAAGGCCGGCGACAACGCCGAGCGCCTCACCACCCTCGTGGTGAACATCGGCGACGAGACCTCCGTACGCGAAGGCGTCGCGGCCGCCGTCGAGACCCTCGGCGGCCTGGACGTGCTGGTCAACGCGGCCGGCATCCTGCGCTCCTCGCACACCCACGAGACCAGCCTCGACGCCTTCGAGTCGGTGATCCGGGTCAACCTCACCGGCACCTTCCTCATGATCCGCGAGTCGATCCCGGCGCTCCTCGAGGGCAACGACTCGGCGGTCGTGAACTTCTCCTCCACCTCCGCGATGTTCGCCCACCCGTACATGTCCGCCTACGCGGCCAGCAAGGGCGGCATCCAGTCCATGACGCACGCGCTCGCCGCCGAGTACGCGAAGCAGGGCATCCGCTTCACCGCCGTCCAGCCCGGCTCCATCTCCTCCGGCATGACCGACGGCTCCGGCGCCAGCAAGCAGTCCGCGGGCCCCGGCCTGCCCGAGGACACCGACTGGTCGCTCTTCGCCAAGCTCGCGCCCGCCCTCGGCCAGGGCTT
This window harbors:
- a CDS encoding family 20 glycosylhydrolase, which gives rise to MRRRVPGPLLTTLALVAGFIGAVLPVLPAAADDPGGGPPAVVPRPTDWTPLDGTVRLSEKSRILVDPRSRDARALSAGRAEFPGPARQDTEDLAERLRTEIEAVTGLAPSIGSDTAHAGPGDIVLALRDADRLGAEGYAFDSADGPVRIDAASTHGLYYGTRTLLQLLRATDPDGHRALPRARATDVPTQPVRMVHIDAARKYWSMPYLKNLIRRMGDQKLNTLLMHLSEAEGFRLYSPKFPGLADPAHSYSRADIEELKAFAARHHVQLTPGLEIPGHATAISDTFGIGFGDGPGACTAAHTHSHLTPDWIIDMTSEKAVEKTKEIVDEFAGWFDAPLFSIGAEEVPGQLANCPRVQDYLAKDPDVTTLGDLLNRYINTLDDVVTAHGSRTAVYNGSEHMTAPQQKVRGPVVFLTWEGTGSEPVIPGHDEIAIGPFYVTPNNYHHLYPNQPWMYDSWQPSTAADMLGSGLTNWADYNFWAEDGYFEQQMAGARAVLADRAWNGTATPDTLAGFRTRAALIGDPPGITAQPERPRVDDGRPSHHWTFDPAPYPSGWTYAGSPGNTLYAEDAAGDLAGSSYIINNPMPVADGVHGQAWRFDSDRDGVGFGGLDVAEPWTVSVWVRPSARTADQVLLSSSAGALKLQQYGTGRVGLTAYGKADHSFDYTLPLGTWTQLTWVATPGRTVLYADGERVGAVDASIPLPMRSVGTEKASLHGDLDDLRTWDEALSAEEVAGLD
- the lipB gene encoding lipoyl(octanoyl) transferase LipB, translated to MSEFRFVRMGFGADMVEYQVAWDEQRRVHAARFADEVPDTCLLLEHPPVYTAGRRTAPEERPLDGTPVIDVDRGGKITWHGPGQLVGYPIQKLPRPVDVVAHLRRLEDAMIAVCAEFGVTAARVEGRAGVWVLGDPIEERTGLGGLSLDFDPRLSSEDEEFDHRLVGPEYAPSNAGQRHEDRKICAMGIRVAKGVTMHGFALNVNPDTSNFDKIIPCGIRDAGVTSLSYELGREVTMDEVLPIAEKHLQDVLGNADLKPRVVERDAAGTAA
- a CDS encoding TetR family transcriptional regulator codes for the protein MNIERRTLTERRKAATELEIARSAVHLFTEQGPHETTAEAIAQRAGVSLRTFYRYFRGKQDAVGPVLSAGGDRWRELLAATPAGTPLLQALEAAAVAALSEPGEAAREGLERTRALLRAAADDPALRAVWYRVNQESEEKLVPVVAALAGPGSDPLENTLLAAAATDAIRISLETWSTTDADTAGPGSPADLVVRCLHLLTRPRA
- a CDS encoding regulator; translation: MTERPPQRTPNRQLAALIAEAGFSNAGLARRVDQLGLEHGLDLRYDKTSVTRWLRGQQPRGTTPALIAEVFTRRLGRRLSAQDLGLDACAPVYAGLEFAASPEEAVDIVSGLWRKDSGSHAELRKIAFTPAGLVVPSRDWLIGRPDERVSRGEPPHRVPTQGRSAVPRQRVQTERGAGQKVSGGDIAALRSVGELFRALDHAYGGGHARQALVRYLEHEAEPMLRGTYGEQTGRRLFGAVADLTRLAGWTSYDIAAHGLAQRYFVQALRLSQAAGDRGYGSYVLVTMSRQAVYLGHGREAVQLARVAQQGVGAAAPPVVQALLHSVEARGHGVLGEVRACTASLVRAERALEAARPGDEVPPWARFFDEAQLADEFGHCHRDLQQYRAAAQHAERSLQLRAPGFARSRLFCRVVLASARLGLGELDSACALGAEAATAAADMRSVRAHEYVREFERRLEPYRDAGPVRGYRERVAALG
- a CDS encoding SDR family NAD(P)-dependent oxidoreductase, which produces MTNTKILNRYEGRRALVTGGGSGIGQATVLRMLAEGGRVVAADISEDGLKDTVAKAGDNAERLTTLVVNIGDETSVREGVAAAVETLGGLDVLVNAAGILRSSHTHETSLDAFESVIRVNLTGTFLMIRESIPALLEGNDSAVVNFSSTSAMFAHPYMSAYAASKGGIQSMTHALAAEYAKQGIRFTAVQPGSISSGMTDGSGASKQSAGPGLPEDTDWSLFAKLAPALGQGFAGPETVAGVVAMLASEDGRFITGTEVRIDGGTHF
- a CDS encoding NAD(P)/FAD-dependent oxidoreductase — protein: MLEPAHADVVIVGAGVAGLAAAQQLTRAGVSVLVLEAAAGVGGRMSTEKIDGFRLDRTGQLLTPAHRPCPSCPGLPGTDGLAGLALRPFAPGVLVHGEGRRHRTGEPTHRPRRARGALSAARALASAPRPARGPRPPLGGQLDHARLGTALARLAATPAEHLLARPERPVGATLPERGMPSRTLHTFVRPLLSALLCDPELTTSSRAADLALHAYAVGGLAVPEGGADALPERLAAGLPPGTVHTGVRVTSVATNSVTTAGHGRVRCRTVVVATDAVAAAELLPGLRVPDFHEVTVVHHAVPEPPLAEPVLLLDADRPGPLAHTSVISQVDPTRAPAGRCLVSSVVLGPPPDPASLRARLAVLYATSTTGWETLAVHHTPRAVPTMPAPHDPRRPVRLLDGLYVCGDHRETSTVQGALHSGRRAAHAVLADLGVPVPVSAEPPAEHPATAPPLGEAAA